The Pyxicephalus adspersus chromosome 1, UCB_Pads_2.0, whole genome shotgun sequence sequence TTAGAGGGATTTTTGTCTGTAAATATTCATAAGCTTTTATGATGTTCCATGTTTGCTAGCTGGGTAGATTTTGAAGAAAACGTCATGCAGTTCTTGAAGGGCCCCAAAGTTTAGGgaattattttggaaatgttCACCACTGATAGGAGAGATCTCAAATGATTAGTACATGGAAAATGCACTTATCCCATAAAATTATTTACTGTTAATGGAATCACAAAGTGATGGAGAGGTGTCCTAATTTTATAGCTTGGGTGCCAGTTTTATACTCGATTGTCTCTGTCAGCAAAATCTTGTCTGTCCTTAAGCAGAGGTCCTTAGCTTCAGTAGACAAGGACCCGTGTACAGGCCGGATTTTAGTATATCCATTTTTTACTCTTAAACCATTGCTTGTATGTAGTGCTGTCTATGTCTGTGAACTTCTAGGGTTAGATCTCCCTCTAATATTTGATGAATGGGGAGATATCTGCCCATCCTTACATTAGTCATTGCAGCACCAAAAACTGGCTTGGTAATCACCTAATGATTGTGTATGTGCAATACTTTCCTCCCTTACATTTCTTCATAGTAGACTGATAGATCGGACTTTTGTTGGGAAACTTTCCATCTGTTCCATTGGATAACTAGAACTTACATTTCCAAAACTAAAGTCCTAAATTCCTCCTCCACCTGCATTCTCTGTAATATAAAACAAGGATATCCAGAGGCAGTTCTTGAGgccaggatccacacacattAAGTATTGCTCTGACAACAGTGATTATAGTACGatgtgatttactaaaagagaatGTTAATGAAGAAAATTCTGAACATTTTGTGGCCTTCAAAGATGGGAGTTGAACGCCCCTGATATAAAATTTAGGAACAAGAACTTATTAAAAGTGATAGACCTTTTTATTGGCCACTGCAGTTAGGGTTTTTAGCATGTTTTATTTACCCAAAGCTGAAACTTCAATATTAGAATCAAACCTGTCTGACCACATTGCCNNNNNNNNNNNNNNNNNNNNNNNNNNNNNNNNNNNNNNNNNNNNNNNNNNNNNNNNNNNNNNNNNNNNNNNNNNNNNNNNNNNNNNNNNNNNNNNNNNNNNNNNNNNNNNNNNNNNNNNNNNNNNNNNNNNNNNNNNNNNNNNNNNNNNNNNNNNNNNNNNNNNNNNNNNNNNNNNNNNNNNNNNNNNNNNNNNNNNNNNNNNNNNNNNNNNNNNNNNNNNNNNNNNNNNNNNNNNNNNNNNNNNNNNNNNNNNNNNNNNNNNNNNNNNNNNNNNNNNNNNNNNNNNNNNNNNNNNNNNNNNNNNNNNNNNNNNNNNNNNNNNNNNNNNNNNNNNNNNNNNNNNNNNNNNNNNNNNNNNNNNNNNNNNNNNNNNNNNNNNNNNNNNNNNNNNNNNNNNNNNNNNNNNNNNNNNNNNNNNNNNNNNNNNNNNNNNNNNNNNNNNNTCTGATATGACTATCATCGGTGCCGACACCTTGGCAGTCACAGCAGTGGCAATTTTACAGTCGTATTACAGCAGAAGGAAAAAAGTTGTTTCCCTATGAAAGGAAGTCCCTATTCAATTTTTCTACTTGCAGGGTGAACTGTTTACTAAATGTTCCAGGGGgcaattagggaaaaaaaacaaaaaacagtgctAATAATGTAAGCCACCCACAACACACGTTTTATACATTGACCACAGTTATACTTAGAGACTCTTAGGTCTACAACTTGATTAGAAAGGCATTATTCAGGATCATATATACATTCATTGTAttcattgtacatttttgtatacatttcaaTTATGTATTTACATGGGAGCAGCCATAATCACTCAAatcttgtaaatgtaaatgctGGCTGTGCCTCCAATTTACTGTTTAGTCTACGATTCCAGAGcagtgtttattgacctttttaacatagaggaatcccttgaaataactttaaggtcttcagggaacccctcctataattactatatccacagctcacagtatattagagtggtggtcaatgagaataATGTCACTTACACTGAAGGCCATTGggcaagaatgtcacccctacagatagggAAAAGATTATTGCTGTcggttaaactgaccttagaggcaccAATTgctaaggaacccctagcaatctctggaggaagcctTGGGATCCACAGAAAGAACCCTGGATAATAATACCAACAACTTAAGGCAATCCACCCTGCTAGTAAATAAATATGCCCCAAGTTGTTCCTGTAAAAGAAACCTACAACCTTGTTTTGTGCAGAAGGAAATCTCTGGCAAccaagaaacaaatatttttcataccATCATCTTATCGTCATATATCAGCACGTCATACCACACCTAGTGCATTGTCAGTCTAAATTTAGCTTTATAAGTGTCAATTTCAACAGCAGCCTGCAGGAATAAAAGGAAGAGGCCAGCCTGAAGATTCACACTAGGGTTAAACTGGTGAATTCAGTCCAAGATACTGGAAATATTACCTTGTATAGAAGTAGTGATGTAGGTGATTGTTTGCTGATTGTTGTGGTAATTCGTCTTGTGAGATATAACAGGGTATACTTACATAAGAAGAACTGTCCAAGAATATCCTCAACCAGTAATTTAATAGCAAAAGAAACCAGTCGTATGGATTTTAGTTGTGTGCTTCACCtacctaaaacagaactaaatactaccattaaaaaaaaattgtgactgaacaggtcctttattacagcagggtcaggagatgtccattctgcaatcaAATAACCTTACTTGcctcatcacatttttttaatacactcacctgtccctattcagTAACATCTTTTTCTGATCCGTttctgatctttagccatcttctTTTGCTTTGACAATGTAACCCCGGCGCACATGTGtgcattcagtcccagcagcccaggggaaaaaaagatagCAATCTGGCAAGTAAGTTTTACTGCATAAAGAACATCGCCTGTCTGCAATACAAATCATGTATGATCACAATTTTTCTAGTGTGGAACAATGCAGCTTTATTCTGAAACTGAATACAGATGTACATTTCTGTTGCTTGGAATTATTGTTAACAGAGATGGTTGAATaaatgagttctgtacacacagcactggtCAGTTGAATGAATGGGGGAAACGAAGAGGAAGCATCCTGCTGCATTCTTCTCCAAAGGAATTGACATTGGATGGCCGAATGActttgggggactgctgtacacatgctagagaCTATCATTTGTTTTGGGTGTCCGTAATTTAGTCTGTGTACATAGATTTAGTTTGTATGTGATGTACGTTTGGTTGGCATACTAGGAGGTAGGACAAAGGACCTGAACTGAGAATGAACTACCAAAAAAAGGCAGGCAGAGGGCAAAGGAGAAATCAACAGAGCTCCTTTCACCTTTCCTTTTTATGATTACCATTGCCTtcatctgcaaatgtttttgatattcACTTGAATTAGCTGCAACTTTTTTTGGATGGAACTGGGGATTTAGGTGGGGGAATGGCTGAAACCCTGAAATCAGAATGTCATCACGTAGGGTACTTTACTCAGTGTTTCAGACCTGAAATATTTGCTCTCCTTGGTGTTTGATTTTcattgttaaagaggaactaaactcaaaggTCCCcttaataaacaaacatacacacacttaccttcaatctcgcagggaattccgatccatccggaggtctcttctatcaggtctCGTGTCGTCCCGGATCCGTCTTCGGGTCGGCGCTCCAGGTGGCGCCATCTTGTCCACTTCTTTTGGGTTTTTGTTCCTATGTcgcccaacccaggcgcgagatcgggtgacgaagctaggaaaaaaatttgcctatctcatcaggcatgcgtgagatcggcaatttttttgttatatctacgAACATTTATCATCTTTCTGCAGGTGTGACCATCACCTTAGCCTGGTCCTGCATCTTTCTATCTGTAAtatctgcatatttttgtatGATGAGAATATTAGGCTCCTAGTGCTATTTGTAGCAGTTATTTATAAGACCTTTTATCTTCGTAGTCTTATGTTTTTGTTACCCTCCAGGGATCTGTATTATCTGGTAATTAATCCTTAGCTTGTGCAACTTGTTTCTTAAGTACAGGGGACATTAAAGCATTAAAGGATATACAAAAGCTGACCGATTGAAAAACATTACTGGCAGCCCAGAACAGAGATTCCTTTGTTCATGATTTCACAATGTCGTGTTTTTTAAGATTTAGTAGGTTAGCATAACATGAACATATCTAGCACAAAGACACTGATAGCTGGGTGCACAAAACACTAAAACTGGGATTCCCATGGAATCTGGTGTGTAAATACAGCAAAGACACAAGGAAGCTAGGGGTGTGTTCGAGGATACAATTGCAGCCCTCCTTTGAACATGATAGTCACCTAATTGTCTCTGATTTCAGTGTTTATTGAGTTACCGTGCTGTAACAAGTATGTATCAAGTAAAGCCCAAACTCATGACCTGAATTCTTGTTCCTGATTTGGAAAGTCAATACATCAGCATGACCACCAAGCAAGAAACATGTTTAATAGGAAAGAGCGCTAGTGGCAGCTTTCCTACTTTTCTTGGTTTTAACCTAATTTAATTTCCAGAGAACGTttgtttaaagcatacctatactgaGAATTTTCActtagagaacccttttatgtaaggtaaaaattctgtttttttttttgtttttttaggtgcaaccccgccccctaattctcggccgcctaggcggtcgagaatgaatgggaccacaaagcctcccggcatacctacattgagcatcccgggaggctattGGCCACTCCTACTGTGCATGCCCGTGCATCTCGGGAATGCGCAGAATGGGCCTTTTTGCTCAGAGAAAAATTTGTCCAAGCGCGTTtccttcatcctacgtcatccgatcttgcgCCTCGGTCaagtgacgtagcaagaagaaccCGAAGGAAAGACGAAGATGGCTGCACCTGGACGGATGCCGAGACGAAGCGGGACccaatgccggacacccccggagtgatcggactgccctgctgggtagaaggtaagtgtgttttttttggggtttttttggagtatagttcctctttaaattctggtttactgtgaaaaaaaaaacaaggaatggCATCACTAAACATACAGGTACTATATCCTAGAAACAGTCCCTAGAAGACCCCAACATGTACTGTTAACCTAAATCTGTAGGAAATCTGTTGTGAATAACACCAAAACACAACTGAAACTAACTAAATTATAACATATTATGTATTCTTTTGGGTcctttgaatttgtatttttcatagtAGGTCTCACTTTAGATTTAGGTACatctaaagtacttttttttgtcCTACTTGAGAATTAAAAAGCCAATGATGGGTCTAAGTATGGAGccgaaataaaaatgtaaaataactactgaaaaaaaaaataaaaaaaactcagtcATACAGAGCATTATCTGTGTAAATGTATCTGCTCGTTGCACAAAGCACTGTCTCTCTAAGTTaaaaggatttattaaagttttccaaggctggagaggatacacttttatcagtgaacctggtgatccagcaaacctggattaagtttaatttgctatttggtagtaaatgctttcagtcctggaccagatccattccagggttattaaatcaggtccaacgAATGGTGTTTTTCAATATACAGTATGTCTCCTTCATCTTGAACCAGCAGTGTCTCTCtgtatatcagttttttttcccattcacatGGGGCAGCATGTCCTCCAGAAATGTCTTACCCCAGGGTGTGTCCTAAAGAATTGGTTTGGTGGTCCTAACCCCCTTAAGGATCCTGCCATTTTCTGTCGCTTTTTGCAGATCTGCCACAGTTGCTGGATGCTGATTATGCTGCTGCAAATGAGCAGCTGAAAAATATGACAATAATGCAAACAATTGTACTTTGTAACACAAGAGCCAGGCTTCATTGTAGGCCAAGTTGGAAGCTTTAACTGTGATCTTTTTACTAACTTTCCAGAGAAAAGTAATGAACCACTTGATGACTTTTCTTGAGCTCTCTCTACCTATactttaaatattagtatttggTGAACTTGTCTtgtgaaaatgtcttttattaaatctggAGAAACCCATCTGACCCTAACTGTATTGTTCTCTTCAAAGGAACattaattgttttaatatttaaccaacaaattttgtcttcttttttttttttgcagttaaaggAAAAGACCAGGAAAAGGCAGATGTCAAAGCTGTTAAAGGttgtactttgttttcttttgcatttgtgaatatttttatagttttttgtgTGAATGTTTTGCAATGTAGAATGAACTTGTTAGTCGCTGCCCAGAAACATAGGTTGAGAACCTATTCTTTAGTATTCTTAAGGCTTTCAAAGAAATGGGTTTCTGTGGATAGATGCATGTTGATGTCTAGATGTGTCtagatgcatttgttttttggaaGTAAAGGTTGACTCGCTGCATATGTGCATGAAAAATCCCCCATTAACCATCAGATTTCAACTAACACATAAtgacatttgtactttttttattggtCCTCAAACACTCCTATTTCCATGTGAGGTTCTATTGCTAATATGATTTTAAAGGTGAAGGCTTTAGGACTTTCTTGAACCTTGTGTTTTTATGCTATTGAGTATCAGAACTGGAACCGATGTTCGGGTAAGTCTGATGTCTTGCACATTTTTACCTGGGTAAGCCTGGGTTCAAGCTtatggtgaggttgtggtgcagttaccacttcctcacgcCAGCAACTGTTGCGTCTCGGGAGATGATACGTGGTTGCTGCTTTCGGCAGCTGCTGATTAGAGGTGGCAGTTAACAGTGCTAGTATCTGTCACTTTTGCCCAGGTGTCAAATGCGCACAGACAGTGGTCCTTTTTTGAGCGGCTAGCAAGTTGCCAGATGCAGGGAGCTGCGCAGAAGGCAGTTGTGAACCTTTACTTATTGAGAGCATATGGCAATGAATATAGAGTATAGTGTGTAtgagttaaataataatattggttttatttttttatatggtacACATACCTTGTGTATCTGCAGTACTGACTGGCTAATTACAATTTTATGTTCCAGATATAGCAGCTATACCAGTACATTCCCCATCAAGAAGCCCCAAAAACAATGCCTTGCTGGAGGCAGCTGGACCAAGCCATGTGGCTATTAATGCCATATCGGCCAATATGGACTCCTACTCAAGCAGCAGGACTGCTGCACTTAAGAAGCAGCCAATTCATATGGAAGCAGAACACTTTGGAGACCTGGGTAAGAATGATTTTACCTTTATATGGCTTTACTTTTCTAGTTCTTGCGCTGCCAGAAACCGGGCTGAAGCtggaaagtatatttttattaggttatcAAGTAATTAGATAATCAAATCTTTGCTCATATAGGGAAAAAGAAACTAGTCGCTTAATTCCACCAATGGGAAAAAACTGTATCACACACTGGCTATGACAAATTGGTGATGGAAGAAATAGTGCATAACAACCTGCTGCATATGGTGCTGTGTGACTACAGACCAGTCAGTGTTGCCATGCTGATCCTTGTCTTCTGCCAAAACATCTGCAATGGGAATGTAAGCATCAAAAATAGACCATGAAGCAGAAGGCTAAATAGCCTGGTCTGATCACATTCACATTGATGGtcttgtgcatatatatatatataatacacacacaaaaccGCTTTAAGTTTTAGTGTCCAGTCATAACTGAATTTTTTGCTTCAAGTTATCTGACCTTTCAAAAAGCTTCATTGCGTTTCTGATGGTTTTGCTTTAACTAATGTATCTCTCTTAATCTTCTGCAGGTCGATCATGTCTGAATTATGAATCCCAGGATGCAAAGTCTAGCCTTTCAAAGACTTTGGCACAGGTGCTACAAGACAATGTGGCCCTGCCTTATTTTATCCAATTTATGGAACTCCGCAGAATGGAACATTTAGTAAAATTCTGGCTGGAGGCCAAAAGTTTTAATTCCACCACCTGGTCCCGTATAAGAGCATACAGTTTAAACACAGTGAAGCACAGCTCCCTAGCAGAACCAGTATCTCCTGCACCTAAAAGGCCAGACTTGTCCGCAGTGCCATCACTGGATCAACAAGCGCAAGATTCTTCTAAAGTTGCACAGCACACATCTAGGTTAAAAGAATTGAATTCTGCAAAGCAGGGCAGCTCTTCAAATCATTTGCAGGCAAAACAGAGGACTGGAAGAGCGCCGGCCATCCAGCTAGAACTCTGCACAGATCAAACATTACCCTCGCATGAGCAGTCTTCCATGCTTAATGCATCAAACAGAGACAGCCCTGCAGATGAAGGACTGAAAGACATGTCACAGAAGCTGATGAAGAGTAAGTTATCTATTTACAGAGTTCTGTGAAGAAACCTGAACATTACCTCAATAGAAATTTCTGGAATCTGTGTGCAAAACTAACTTTGGTAGAAGTCTATGGAGCATGGGGAGAATGGTGGTGTTGCAAATTGACTGGGGGTCGAGCTTCATAAATAGgctgttttttataaaaatccaaccatgctccatagaaaatgaaataaaaaatgtttttcttgcacTTGGTTGGATGATAAATGGATTAAAGTTAATCATCTACTAAACCctcattttggaaaaaatggtTATAAGGGTAGTAGACAGGTTTGCTTTTCATAGGTGACTTCAGCAGACTTCTCGTTTCTTGTCATTTGGACAATTGagttttgagctttttttttttttgtccatcttttttaaaagtttactatAAGCTGCGTGAGATGAGCAtaggttatttttatttctcttcctgTTTTTATCTCGGACCTCATGCACTTTGATAGACTTGATCGCTATGTTCAGTTAGGCTGCAATATTAAGAAAAATAGAGCTTGTAGAAGTTACTGAATGTCTGGAATAGCTGTAAACatcactgcatattatgttttgttgattaaaatacaatactttaaataacatttgaCAAACCTGAGCAATTTCAACAGACACAAAATACTGAATATAATTCAGGGATTAGTGCAAGTCAATACAATCCATTGATCGGAAAATACATCTGAAGTTCTATTCTGATCTCTAGATCTTGGATGGGCCTCCCATATACCAAGGCTTGGGAATGGGTTGGTCAGGCTCTAATAACGCAGGCAGAAGGGTTTTAAACTTTCCCTATATTATTGCCTGGAATCTCTGTGCATGCTGAGCCTTTGTTTACTTTAGCAtatgaaatgatttaaaaattgAGCCTGTATTACTGTTACTGTACTTAATTGATTGATCCATGTCTGCAGATCAGTAAAGTTAGGAACAATACATGCATGTTTTCTTTTGAGGTGGGTGCCTTAAATGCATTGAAACAAGAGTGTCACTATGAGACCAGACAAATATTGGCATATTTCATGGAATTGGAAATATGTTCTTATTAACATACCCAGTCCGCTCCAACTTCCAAGTCGTGGAATCTATATTTGCTCTGCAGATACTACAGCTTTGGAACATCAGCTTCTCATCTGATATCTACTAAAAAGCTGTAATAAGATGTGTaatgaatttcattttaaaatctcCTGTGTTATCTTTTTATTCTTAGTCAAATCCACACCTTTAGGTACTAATCATATTGTTGGGTAGCACTGTTGGATGTTAAATGAAAATAGGGTATGTTTAATTTCTTCCTCAGGATTTTCTTTATTCTAGCGAgacgttttacatttttatggtgtGTATTAACATAACTGTTTCTCCTGTTAGGTATAGAGCGGGATGCTGTAAATACATTCACCAAATACATTTCTCCGGATGCTGCTAAACCCATACCAATCAGTGAGGAGATCAGGAGTGATATTGTAGGTATgtggttgtttttaaaaaatacatttctttcctGGGTATTTCCATGgacttaaagtaaaattaaaatgatttggcTCAGCTTTGTACATGCATGTTCTATTGATAATTCCACCTTACTGATCTCTGCTAACGTTCTGAGGGttaaaacagataaagaaaaatgtaacaaggAGCCTAACACTGCACCCCATGGGTTTTGCAAAAAGCAATGGAACACTCTATGAGCCTGAAAATAGGAGATATAACCCACTGCATACACAGAGGTTTTGTCTTTGTGATTGTTTTGTACTAAATATTTGTTGGGTTGAGTCCAGTGATTGATAGGTATGCAAATCTGTGGTAGTTGAGTGCTAATAGGTTACTCATATCTGGTTATAATGTTAATGTCATAGGTTTATAAGAATTGGCATGTACCATTCTATGTTAGAGAAGCACATTTCTTTCCTGCAAATTTGTTCAATGCTTCAACAAAACTCTTTACTGTTAATGTAAAGGCCACATGACTGCGTAAAACCGGGATTCGTGCATTTGTCTTGTGACAACAACTTGGCTTTTGTTAGTTCTCCCATCTGAGATGGCTAACTCATAGAAATGTTAATCACTACATTGCATTCATGCATAACCACATTTTTGAAAGAGAACCATTCACAACTGGGCTTATACTTTATTATAGTacagtggcttagtggttagcactcctgcctttgcagtataaggtcccaggttcgagtctcggccaggactttatctgcatggagtttgcaggtcctccctgtttttgtattgctttccTCCGGGTCttatggtttcctcccacattccaaaaacatgcaggtagggtaattggcttccccctaaaattgaccttagactgtaataaagacatatgactatggtagggacattagaatgtgagtcCTTTTAAGGTAcagttaggcttagtctacatggactgtttctcCAGggtttaacttgaggcttttaaagcctatgtttgaaatccccatgcattccaaagggctaatctacaccattGACGTTTCCTTGTAATATGGTCATGTTTTCATCCTTCtagttttaaagtagaactaaagatAAAATTTTGCTgtcaggtgatatcccttctgcaataaagcatactaACCTGCCCGATCGCGGAGCTGAGCAGGATTTTGTTcttcaggatttccctttcctgaGCCAATCAGGGaacagagcaatcagcagagctctgctatgctgacagctcagctcccctgattgctctccCAGCCCTATAGGAGCtttgacatgttctgtatctataacacatactacagcttcTCAAAGGCTGtggggagtaatcaggggagcggagctgtcagcatggcagagctccgctgattgctctgctccctgattggctgaggaagggaaaacctgatgatgcttgagctgtcatcagggtttcctatttctcagccaatcacagagcactagggatgaatgggcacaagtctccccattcaagtctagtgctgaaggtctgagaaatggaaaacctcagccaatcacagagcactagaggtgaatggagaaccttgtcctcatttaacccctagtgcctgagGATacctcactgtcaggagtcccatggctgtgttcatgtcatgattgcagccatgggaatcatcctgtcattaggataacctgtaaataaaaaaagtttagttacacaaacacacacaaatttaataaaataatttaacaataaagccttgtgtaattttgtacacatattttaactctttcagggaatgagtaaggggttttatgtactgTTTGCGGTAAAACGcatcatatgtttttataaacactttttagcgttttaaagtcaagctttaaaacgcttgttaaagtgcataaaaacgtatataaacgtggtaggaacttttttttgcatttttaaaaccatccatgtagacccagccttattgacatgactatggactagcactgtgtaatatgtccgtGCCATATATAAACACAGCCTTAAATCACAAGTAAGAAAGGTAAAGTGCCAGCTATTTAGGTAATTGTGTATCTTAGCCTCTCTTCTTCTTCAGGAGATAGGAAGTAAAATGCTGCATGATGTGCTTATCAGTAtcattgtttgctgttttttgctggtgcccaacaggtggatcacgatctaccggtagattgcggagccctgcctttcaaaataaactctactgcgcacaggagttttTAAGTCccaagttttattgttggtagatcatgttgacttggtcattttaaaaatagcttgcaagccaaaaaaagtgtgggcacttcTGCACTATAGGATGTTTAGGCTGCTCCTGCAGCTTGGATTTTAAACCTTATAAGCCCTTAGGTTTATGGCCACCAGTATAGCTGCTGGGACTTCTGTCAGTTTTACAGCCAAGGTTTTGATCTAGACAGTAGACTTAACAGCTTTTAGCACTGTGTAAACAAAATTGAACATTTTGTAGTTACCTTCTTATGCCCTTGGTaaaattcacactggcagtgagatGGAGGTGCACTTGCTGCTTCCCCATGCAAGGAACATGTAGGCTTCCTGCAGCAGCCCTATTGGGAATTACCATTTTCATATTAAtaagtacatttattatatattcaattGCAAATCAGTGTGTGATATGTGCCTAGAGTTCATATTTCACTGTATAGATAATTTGGttgttaaagaaatgtttttccttttgggAATATTTTGATGGCATcatctgttttattgtttgcagcTAAAATATGCGGTGAAGATGGGCAAGTGGACCCCAACTGCTTTGTTACAGCACAGTCCATAGTATTTAATGCCATGGAACAGGAGTAAGTTTTTACAGCTGCATGGATGATGGTGTAGTATTAAACACTGAACCATATTTACCATG is a genomic window containing:
- the AKAP10 gene encoding A-kinase anchor protein 10, mitochondrial produces the protein MSFFRRKVKGKDQEKADVKAVKDIAAIPVHSPSRSPKNNALLEAAGPSHVAINAISANMDSYSSSRTAALKKQPIHMEAEHFGDLGRSCLNYESQDAKSSLSKTLAQVLQDNVALPYFIQFMELRRMEHLVKFWLEAKSFNSTTWSRIRAYSLNTVKHSSLAEPVSPAPKRPDLSAVPSLDQQAQDSSKVAQHTSRLKELNSAKQGSSSNHLQAKQRTGRAPAIQLELCTDQTLPSHEQSSMLNASNRDSPADEGLKDMSQKLMKSIERDAVNTFTKYISPDAAKPIPISEEIRSDIVAKICGEDGQVDPNCFVTAQSIVFNAMEQEHFPEFLRSQHFCKYQIEVLTSGTVYLSDILFCESALFYFSEYMEKEDAVNILQFWLAADNFQSQLAAKNGQYDGQEAQNDAMILYDKYFSLQATHPLGFDDSVRLEIESNICREGGPLPNCFTTPLRQAWTTMEKVFLPGFLSSNLYYKYLNDLIHSVRGEDYSWSAAGNASQGNQGTPNHELYSGSSENSSSQVHVKKSNVKILKNFDEAIIVDAASLDPESLYQRAYAGKMTFGTVSDLGQFIRESEPEPDVKKSKGSMFSQAMKKWVQGSTDEAQEEMAWKIAKMIVNDVMQQAQLNPPPDKCTKI